tccacctgatttggcctcccaaagtgctggggttatagtcATAAGCCATGTGCCCAGCCTCAAGAAAGTTTTGTTGGCACATTgccacatttattaatttatgtattcTCTATGGCTTCTTTCAGGCTTCAACAGCAGAATTTAGTTTTTGTCACAGAGAAACCATATGGTTTGCAAATTCTAACGTGTTGAATACTTGGCCCTTTTCAGATAAAGTTTGCTGACCCTAGGGCTAGACAAAAGTAATGAGTCTTTATGAAGGTGGGAGccatgcagagagagagaaagagtgaatgTATACAAACTACATTAAACGTTAGATTTAATAAGACAGGGCCAGGTGCATTtgttcaggcctgtaattccagtactttgggaggctgaggtgatactaccctggccaacacagtgaaaccccatctctactaaaaatataaaagttagctgggtgtggtggcacacaccttgtagtcctagttactcggcaggctgaggaagaaaaattgcttgaacccaggagatggaggtttcaatgagccaagatcacgtgactgcattccagcctgggtgacagagcgagactccatcttggggaaaaaaaatgaattgataaGACAGAACTTATTTGATGTAAGTAGCAAGAGGAATGAAGGTCTCTAGGACACCTTTTCTGGCTAGAGTGTTAGAGAGAATAGTAGTGCCAACcactacattttaaattatcattattattattatcattattttttaaagatggggtttcaccatgttggtcagactggtcttgaacccctgacctcaggtaatccgactgccttggcctccaaagtgctgaattacaggtgtgagccaccactccctgcctaattttctttttttgagatggagttttactcttgttgcccaggctggagtgcaatggcatgatcgtggctcactgcaacctctgcctcccaggtttaagtgatgctcctgcctcagcctcccgagtagctgggattacaggcatgcaccaccatgcccggctagttttgtatttttaatagagatggggtttctccatgttggtcaggctggtttcgaactcctaaccttaggtgttccacccacatcggcctcccaaagtgctgggattacaggtgtgagctaccacacccagcctaaaaactTGAtctatttttgtgcttttgtttgtttgtttgttttttggacaCGTCACTCTgaggcccaggctgaagtgcagtggtgccatcttggctcattggaacctccaccctccaggttcaagcgattctcctgcatctgcCTTCCTACTAGCCGAGATTACAGACAGGAGGCACCatggccagataattttttttaatttatagcagagatgtggtttcaccacgttggccaggctggtcttgaacttctgagctcaaggaatccaccttccttggcctccaaagtgcttggattacaggcatgagccaccacgcccagccccaatctaaaaaatctttaaaactgactgggcagggtggctcatgttGCAATCCTGGCAGGTTGGGAGGCCTCAGTGCGCAGAGCctctgtgtttgtgccactgcactccaggctaggcaacagagcaagactttgtcttaaaaacaaacaaaaaggctgggcatggtggctcatgcctataatcccagcactctgggaggccaaggctggtggatcacctgaggtcagcagttagaggccagactggccaacatggtaaaactccatctctaccaaaaatacaaaattcgctgggcatggtggaaggtgtctgtaatcccagatactcaggaggctgaggcataagaatcacttgaacctgggaggcagaggttgcagtgagccaagagtgcatcactgcactcccgcctgggcaacaagagctaaactgtctcaagcaagcaaacaaaaactccCAATATTCAGTTTAAAAGTAAAGTGCGACAAAATGAGATATAACattcatgtacattttaaaaacatgcaataCAAGcgtggtgcagtggctcatgcctgtaatcccagcactttgggaggccaaggcaggtggatcacctgacaggagattgagaccagcctgactaacacagaaaaaccccgtctctattaaaaatacaaagttagccgggcatggcggtgcatgcctgcaatcccagctactcaggaagctgagggcaagataatcacttgaacccaagaggcagatgttgcagtgagctgagagtgtgccattgtaccccagccagGGGATCAAGAGCaaactttatctaaaaaaaaaaatgcaatacagTATCATATATTGCTTCAGGAGGAATGCAGCCATAGTAAAATATTAAGTGTGCAAAAAtgctaaatacaaaatacaagacaattttattctttttaaatatttttattattattatttttaaagacagggtttcaccatattggtcaggctgttcttgaactcccgacctcaggtgatccgcctgccttggcctccaaagtgcttggatttttgtgtttttgtttgttttacaaacaaaggtgtaagccaccacacccagccaagacaaTTTTATTCTTAAGGCCTGGATCGGTAGCtaacacctgcaatcctagcactttgggaggccaaggtgggcagatgatgaggtcaggagatcaagacaatcatggccaaaatggtgaaaccctgtctctactaaaatacaataaaattagctgggcgagatggcaggcacctatagtctcagctactcaggaggctaaggcaggagaattgtttgaacccgggaggcagaggttgcagtgagctgagattgcatcactgcactccagcctggcaacagagtgagactccatctcaaaaaaaaaatattcttatgGGAAAAGAGGGATGTTTTCAGGAAAGTATAAATAGAAGGAttcagtcaggcacagtggcttgtgtctgtaatcccagtactttggaaggccaaggcaggtagatcacctgaggtcaggagttcaagaccagcctagccaacatgttaaaaccccatctctactaaaaataaaaaaattaaccaggcgtggtggcaccctcctgtagtctcagctactccggaagctgaggcagggagcatCTCTAAAACCCAGGAGGATGAGGTTGTGGTGATCTGAAATTGGTCCATTTCTctctggcctaggcaacagagggagactctgtctcaaaaaaaaaaaaaaacaaaaaaaaaacgaaaaaaaaaatacattttcaggaGCATAATCATGTTTGTAGAGAAATGCCATGTTTGGAGGGAacgtttatttcatttatttatgtatttgtttgtttatttagagagtttctctcttgtccaggctggagtgcaatagcataatctccactcactgcaacctctgcctcctggtttcaagcaattctcctgcctcagcctcccaagtagctgggattacaggcatgtgctaccatgcccagctaattttgtatttttagtaaagacatggtttcaccatgttggtccgggtggtcttgaactcccaaccagcctgaccaataggtTATCttcccactcggcctcccaaagtgctgggatttcgggcatgagccaccatgcctagcctggaaGGGATGTTTAGAGTTATACTGACAAGTTGCAGAATGCACTGAACCCATTAGTTTTTACAGTGGATTTCCCTTTTAGTCTCAAGACATTTCCAGAGATTGGtgatttctttattgattttttctgaaattaaataaaataacatccattctaaaaactttaaaaccacAGTAGTGTAAAAATAGGATATGTAGGAAGTCCTTTGCATTAACCTCATTTAGTTTTACTTCTCAGAATTAAggattgttaatattttcttgttttttctttcagaactcCATTTATTGGTGAGAATGGTGTCATAAAACAtctgagattccaccactgcactccagcctgggctagagagtgagactctgtcaaaagaaagaaagaaagaaagaaagaaaagaaagaaagaaagaaagagagagagagagaaagagagagagagagagagagagagaaaaagagagagaaagaaagaaagagagaagaaagaaagagaaaaaacatcttcaccaggcacaatggctcatgcttgtaattatAGCatttctggaggcagaggtgggaagagctCTTACAggcaggagtttgggaccagccttgACAACTCAGAGAGGCCTCATCTATTAAAAAAAGTTCACAACATGATCTATACATTTAATACACATCAAAATAtgttaaatctttattttgagacagagtttctgtcatccaaactggagtgtaatgatgcaatcttggctcactgctacctccgcctcccgggttcaagtgattctcctgcctcagcctcctgagtaggtgggattacaggggcataccaccacacctggctaattttttttttgtatttttagtagaaacggggtttcatcatgttggccagactggtcttgaactccttacctcaggtgatccacctgcctcggcctcccaatgtgctgggattacaggcatgagccactgcacagggccctggaaaacaatttttattgaaGGACAAGGTAACCTTtctaagatacatttttaaatttcaaagggGTAAAGAAGTGAGGGAGGCAGAAATGTTGCAAGTACATTAGAAACATCACAGCAGGTGGCCATGGTAATATGCACTTgcaatcgcagctactcgggatgctgagtgAGGAGGATCACTGTaatctgggagtttgagaccagcgtggccagcaTAGTTAGACCCCGTGTCTAAACACAAAAAAACTATCACAGTGGGATTTCAATAGAGAACACTAAGAGTATACAAACACTGCATATGGAACAAATTGATAGAGCCTTGACTATGTCtcaagtcatatatatatatctgaaaatacacagttTATGAAACTAACACATCAGAGTACAAATTCAGGCACAGACAGTCAGGAACTATTGTTTATTGATGAAACCACTTTATTTCCCAGCAAATGGAAGTATTTATTTCAGCTTCCTCATGTATAATTTAGAGTAATGATTGCTGGGAAATGCAGTCTCATGCAGTCTTTTAATCCCCACTTGGCCTCATACAAATAGACCATGGCCCTGGAATACTTCTTTACCAAGGGATGAAAgagtctggctgggtgcagtggctcatgcctttaatcccaacactttgcagggcaggcagatcacttgaggccaggacttcaagaccagcctggtcaacacagtgaaacttcatctacactaaaaatacaaaaatgagccgggtgtggttgcacatgactgtagtcccagctactctggaggctgaggcacaagaattgcttgaacctgggaagtgcaggttgcagtaagccgacattgcaccactgtacttcagagctggtgatagagccagactctgtgtcaaactttttataaaagaagctgggcacagtggctcatgtctgtaatcccagcacttgggaggcctaggcaggcaatTGCCTGAgttggggagtttgagaccagcatggccagcatggtgaaatcatgtctctactaaaaatagaaaaattagcttggcatggtggcaggcagctgtaatcccaggtaaTTGGGAAGtgaaggcaggataattgcttcaaCTGGGGagtaagaggttgcagtgagtggagatcgtgcaattgcactccagttcagacagaacaagactctgtttcaaaaaaaaaaaaaaaagaaagaaacaaaggaaatacAGCCCATGTGACCTGTGGTGGCTTATTGCTTCTGTGTGGCTACCTTTCCCTGTGGCAAGCTCAGTGCACCAGAGGAGCACCCATAGTCAATTTCCCTGCACTGGCTGCCAGGAAGCTGATCTTGCTCTGAGTAAAGTTTTGCTGCACCCATAGCTTCATGGCATTGTTTTGTACAACTCTGATACCAAGGTGCATGGGGTGGAAGCATTTGGATTTCTATTCCTGTCGGTTGGCAGAGTGATGATCTTTGCAGTCCTCCATGTGGTGGGAGGCATCACCTGGGTGATGGTAACCAGTGTTTAGTGTTCTGCTCTCCTGGAATTGATAACCAGGTGAACAACATTTTGCTTAACAATGATcaaatgaggctgggcgcggtggctgacacctataatcccagcacttttggaggctgaggtgggctgatcatctgaggtcaggagttcaagatcagcctggccaacacggtaaaacctggtctctactaaaaatacaaaatcagctgggcatggtggcacatgcctataatcccagctactcaggagactgaggcaggagaatcacttgaacctgggatgcggaggttgcagtgagctgagatcatgccattgcactctagcccgggcatCAAGAGagaaattttatctcaaaaaaaagttgataTTGTCCTTACTTCCTTCTAAAAATCATATGAGCTTCTGCTAATACCTAGAGAAATAAGACAATCAGGTATATTTAGCATTGAAGgagcaaaaaggacaaaattatTAATTCTGTGCCACAATCAATAAAAAGCTAATGTCTATATTTGTACATTTGGTAACACATGTTAAATGGTGgcatgtgtatgtgagtgtgtgccCGTATGTGTTTTGAGTAGAGTGAAAAATAAGGCAGTGAGTGGTTTTTCTGCCACTGGCTGGAACGTGAAAAAGTTTATAGTCATACCCAATAATGATGGAAACACAGGTAATCTCTGGAAGTCAATATATTCCTTCTACTTCCTTATATTTTACAAGAAACACTttctagccaggcgtggtggctcacacctgtaatcccagcactttgggaggccaacgtgggcggatcacgaggtcaagatatcaagaccatcctggccaacatggtaaaaccccatctctaagaaaaaaaaagaaacacttcctTAACTCATATGTTTTTCCTCATGCTTTCTGTtggatatttctttattatatttcttcctctttttacaAAACCATTGGCTTATCTACAAAAAATGAGGTGTGGGAGGTAATTAATATAGGAATAAGGATATTGGTCTATATGGGTAATAGTACTACACAAGTGACTTTGTATGTCAATGAAGAAATGTCCATTAATGCTGTCATATCTGCTTATGCGTCATGCCAAATTCAAATGAGAGTGATAGACTCTCTTGTATTGTGGGACACCTGTTAAACTTTGCCCAGAGAATGTCCATGAAGGATTTGCAGAGTAATCTTTCCTTgagatattttttctcattttcccttttcctttttacttcctgttcatcttccttctcctttttgatttcctctactttttcttgctctctctttccacCAGCttcacctcctccttctcttgaTTTCTGCTTTCCCTTTTGTTCATCGTCACTGTAATTTCCATTTGATTGTTCTGGATTTTGGTCCCAAGGCATAGCTGGTTGTTTCTGTATAAGAagatcgtgaaaatggccatactgccaaagtaatttataaattcagtgctatcccaatcaagctaccaatgaccttctttacagtactggaaaaaccaccttaaactccatatggaaccaaaagagagccctcatagccaagtcaattctaagcaaaaggaacacagcagaaggcatcacactaccggatttcaaactatactacaaggctacagtaatcaaaacagcatggtacttgaccaaacagagatatagaccaatggaacagaacagaggccttggaggcaacacaacatatctacaaccatctgatctttgacaaaaacaagcaatggggaaaggattttctgtttaataaatggtgttgggaaaactagctagctatgtgcagaaagcagaaactggaccccttcctgacaccttacactaaaattaacttcagatggattaagacttcaacataagacctaacatcataaaaaccctagaagaaaatctaggcaaaaccattcagcgCATatgagtaggcaaggatttcataaccaaaacaccaaaagcattggcaacaaaagccaaaatagacaaatggaacctaatcaaactccacagcttctgcacggcaaaagaaacagtcattagagtgaattggcaatcaacaggatgggaaaaaatgtttgcagtttacccatctgacaaagggctgatatccagaatttacaaagaactcaaacagatttacaagaaaaaacaaacaagcccattcaaaagtgggcaaaggatatgaacagacactttacaaaagaagacatacatgaggccaacaaacatatgaaaaaatgcttatcatcactggtcatcaaagaaatgcaaatcaaaactacattgagataccatctcacgccagttagaatggcgatcattaaaaaatctggagacaacagtgctggagaggatgtggagaaataggaacacttttacacttctggtgggagtgtaaattagttcaaccattatggtgattcttcaaggacatagaaataggaattccatttgacccagcaatcccattactgggtatatatccaaaggaatataaatcgttctactataaggacatatgcacacacgaatgttcattgcagcactgtttacaatagcaaagacctggaacccacccaaatgcccatcgatgatagactggactgggaaaatgtggcacatatacaccatggaatattatgcagccatcaaaagcgatgagttcgtgtcctttgtagggacatgaatgaacctggagaccatcattctcagcaaactgacacaagaacagaaaatgaaataccacatgttctcactcataggtaggtgttgaacaatgagaacacatggacacagggaggggagcactacacactggggtctgtagggggtaATGGGGAGGGacaagggacagcagggggtggggtgttggggagagacagacagcatggggagaaatgccagatgtaggtgacggggaagaaggcagcaaatcacactgccatgtatgtacctatgcaactatcttgcatgttcttcacatataccccaaaacctaaaatgcaattttaaaaaaaagaagatctgTGGAATAAAATCAAGCTGAAGAGAAATTTGATTTTCAGATCATAGTTAACAATCTTCCATGTGAGA
This genomic stretch from Callithrix jacchus isolate 240 chromosome 17, calJac240_pri, whole genome shotgun sequence harbors:
- the LOC128930041 gene encoding NANOG neighbor homeobox-like; the protein is MIKTQIDGLGKWLMPVIPALWEAEAGRSQGQEIKTILANMKQPAMPWDQNPEQSNGNYSDDEQKGKQKSREGGGEAGGKREQEKVEEIKKEKEDEQEVKRKRENEKKYLKERLLCKSFMDILWAKFNRCPTIQESLSLSFEFGMTHKQISQWFCKKRKKYNKEISNRKHEEKHMNEASLSCQGWSQTPALFSHCLMKLAPNDPGTRQNSPE